The genomic region TTTGATTCGGAATTTAAACAAGGAGAAGATAAACTTTTTAATTATCAATATTTTACTAAAATTAATTCAATACTCTATATAAATAAACCATTATATCATTATAGACAACATTCTTTATCTGTAAGCCACAAATTTTATAAAGAGCATGAAGAAAATACTACTAGAATTTTGAAGAAGTATTATGAAATAGAACCTTTGATACAAAGTAATAAAAAATATAAAGATACTTATAATATTAGAACGGCGTATTTGGCATGGTGGTTAATTCGTAAGTATTATCTTCATGAAAATAGTACGGTAAAAAAGCCTTTAAAAGAATTTGAAAATATGTTAAAAAGTAGTCCGTATTCAGAGTCAATAAAGAAACTGAATGTAGCTGATATGAAGTTTTCATTGACAAAAATAAGATTAATACTTTTGAAATTACATATGAATCATTTGCTTTTTTTGGATGCAAAGATTGAAATGAAATTACGAGCTAAAAATAAAGGAGAATAATATATGGATATAGTTTTTGTTATGTTGCATTATATGGCAATCGAGGAAACAAAAATTAGTATAGATTATATAAGAAAGAATGTTGATACAGAAAAGTATAAGATAATAGTAGTTGATAATGCTTCGCCGGATAATAGTGGAGATATGCTTATAAAAGAATATGGACAGGATATAGACATAAAGATTATTAAAGCTAGAACTAATCTTGGATTTGCCAGAGGAAATAACCTTGGATTTAGATATGCAAAGAAATGTTGGAATCCCAAATATATTGTTCTAATGAATAATGATGTTTATCTAATTGAAAAAAAATTGATGCATAAGTTAGAAATGGAATACAGTAAAAGCAGATTTGATGTATTAGGACCGATGATTATGACTGGAGATGGACGTTGCGATATCAATCCACAAAAGTCAGAATTCAAAAATGTTGAAGATGTAAAAAAACGTATTGAGTTTTATAAAAAAGATTTAAGAAGATATGAATTGGGATATGCAGAGATTTTATATAAAATTGTTCGGATAAAAAATATAATATTTTCTAAGAATACAAGACGAAATATAAAAAAAGATTTTATAAACAGAGCAGAAGATGTAAAATTACACGGTTGTTTTTGGGTGTTTTCGAATAACTATATTAAAGAATATGATGGATTGGATGAAAGTACATTTTTATATTGGGAAGAAGAACTGTTGTATAAGCATATGCAATATGATAGGAAAAAGATGGTTTATACACCAGAAATAAAGGTGTATCATTTGGAAGATGCTTCGACAAATGCGTGTATAAAAAAAGCAAGAAAAAAAATGATTTTTATACGAACTGAATATATAAAATCATTAACTGCTTTAATGGAAATATATGAAAAATGTGATAAGAGTAAAGAACGATAGGAAGTATAATATGAAAATATCAATAATAGTACCGGTGTATAATACGAAAAAAGAATATCTAAAAAAATGCGTGGATAGTTTGCTGAATCAAACAATGAAAGAAATAGAAGTAATATTAATTGATGATGGTTCAACAAATCAAGCAGGAAAAATATGTGATGAATATGCTGGCGTTGATAATAGGGTAAAGGTTTTGCATCAAAAAAATCAAGGGGTTGCAGTAGCTAGAAATAATGGACTTGATATTGCAGAAGGCGAATGGATAACGTTTGTAGATGCAGATGATTGGTGTGAAAATACCATGTGTGAAGAAATATTAAGAAAAGCAGTAGAGAATAGTTCGGAAATATTGATTTTTACAAATTATTCAGTTCAAAGTGAAAAGACAGTTAAAAAGAATCAATTTTTTGATAAGGATATAAAGAAATTTGACGAAAAAATGAAAGAAGAAGCAGAACTAAAAACAATGTTGAGAACACATCCAAGCTTTTCGTTTCAACCGCCTATTAATATGATGGGGGGAACATGGTGCAAATTAATTAATAGGAATTTCTTGGAAAAATCCGGTGTTAAATTTGAACCGGAATTATTAAGATCACAAGATATTATTTTTTACTTGAACTTATTTGAAAAAGCTGATGATATATCATATTATAATCGACAATTATACTATTATAGATATGATGAAAATTCTGTTTCTAGAAGATATCGTAAAGATGCATACAAAATATTTTTAAAAGTATTAAACAAACAATATAAATTTATTCTTGAAAATCATAAACCAGAAATATTTTATGAAGTATTTACGAAAGGCGTTATGAATACTATTGGAATATGTATGAATACAGATTTTGTGCATGAAAAAAATAATGAATCATTTAGAAACAAGACAATAAGAATTAGAAAAATGATTCGACAAGAACCGATATGTACAGTATTGAAAAATCCAATTAGTAATGGTTTGCTGTGGACTCAAGTACTTCAGAAAAAACTGCTGAAATGGAATTGGGTAGAAATATATATAATATTGTGGAAAATAAATGAAAGAATAAAAAAATAGTTACTTGCCATTTGAGATAAGCTGCAAAAACTTGTGTTAAATGACAGGATGCATTATAATGCGAATATCAAATTGAAATAATAGTATTATAACAAATATTAGAAAGTGTAAAAATTATGTACGGAGAATATGAGCCACAAGTTTTAGAAAAATTACATAGCGTAGAATTATTAATGCTTAAGGATTTTATGAAATTATGCGATGATAATAATATAGAATATTTTGCAATATCGGGAACAGCGATTGGAGCCGTCAGGCATCAGGGATTTATTCCTTGGGATGATGATATTGATGTCGCGTTATTGCGAAAAGATTATGAGCGTTTTGTAAAAGTAATGAAAAAAAATAAGCAATTTTGTGAAAAATATGATTTATGGGGACCAGATTTGGAACATAAATATTACAATCTGCAACCAACATTAATGCTGAAAAATACTGTTTTTGTTAATGAGAATGCGTATGCAGGAAATTACAAACCAGGCATTTTGATGGATATATTTATATATGATAATCTTCCAGAAGATAAGAAGAAAGCAGAGTTGATTATAAAAAAATGTCAACGGTACAAAATCTTATATATTGTAAGAAACGTTAATCATTTTAAATTGCTTAAGGGAAAAGAGGCAGTACAGAAAGTCAAAAATATAATCTGCGGATTTTTACGAATCTTTTTAAAATTGTTCCCAAAGAGTGATGAAATTCTATTTAGAAGATTTATGATGTATGCAACGATGTATAAAAATCAGACGGATAAGTATACTTGTCTTTTTGATCCAGGAGCGTCAATTATGGATATCAGTAAAAGCAAATCATATCCTACGATTAAAGTGCCATTTGAAGATACGGAAATTCGCTTGGTTAAGAACTATGATGAGCAGTTAAGAAAACATATGGGAAATTATATGGAGGTTCCACCGGTTGAAAAAAGAACTAATCATTGTCCGGTAGAATTAGACTTTGGAGAATAGATATGAAAAAGAAGAAACAATTCAAAGAATATGATGATTTTACATTAAAAAGAATTCAAGAAGTTGAATTGGAAATATTAAAAGATTTTATGGATATTTGCGATCGACACGGATTGGATTATTTTGGTATTGCAGGCACTGGGATTGGAGCATTACGCCATCATGGATTTATTCCTTGGGATGATGACATTGATGTTGCAATGCCCAGAGATGATTTTGAAAAATTGTTGCCGTTAGTTGAAAAAGAGATGGGTGATAAGTATTTGATTATGAATGCGGAAAGATATCCGAATTATCCACTTATGACGACCAGAATGACGATGCGGGGAACGAAATTTAAAGAAGAGGCTTTAAAAAATATAGATGCACCATTAGGAATCTTTTTAGATTTATACCCATTAGATAAAGTAAGTGATAATCCTAAAGAGGCCAGAAGACAAGCACGAGACGCCTGGTTTTGGAGTAAAATTTTAATATTGCGTAGTATTCCGTTTCCGATGCTGGGATTTTCGGGATGGAAAGCAAAAATTATACATGCAATTTGTGGATTGGCTCATTTGGTATTAAGTATATTACATGTCCCAAAAACTTGGATATATAAAAAGGCGTATGAAGCGGAAACAAGAAGCAATCATTATACAAAAACAAAAAATCTGGATTTCTTTTGTGACACGACTCCATACATGAATTTGTATGCGGTGAAGGATATTTATCCATTAAGAAAATTACCGTTTGAAGATGTTGAATTAAACTTTCCATATAATCTTCATAACAATTTAACAGGAATGTATGGAGATTATATGCAACTACCGCCAGAAGAAAAACGGAAAAATCATTATCCATATGAATTAGAGTTTTTTAAGGAGATGAAAGAGAATGATTAATTTTACAGTTGGCCCGGTTCAATCGAGTGAAGAAGTAAGAAAAATCGGATATGAGCAAGTACCATATTTTAGAACATCAGAGTTTTCAGATATTATGTTTGAAAATGAACGATTGATGTTAAAATTTGCTAAAGCGGATGACGATGCACGAACAGTGTTTATTACAGGATCGGGAACTGCATCAATGGAAGCAGTGATCATGAATACATTGACGGTTGAAGATAAAGTGCTAATTGTTAATGGTGGAAGTTTCGGGCAGAGATTTGTTGATTTATGTGAAATGTATGAAATTCCATATTCGCAGATTAAATTAGAAACAGGAAAAGCGTTACAAAAAGATACTCTGGAATTGTATAATGGAAAAGGATATTCTGCATTTGTTGTGAATGTTCATGAAACATCTACAGGTGTTCATTATGATATGAAAATGATTAGTGATTTTTGCAGGAAAAACAAAATGTTTTTGATCGTTGATGCAATCAGTTCATTTTTAGCAGATGAGTTTAATATGCAATCGTGGAATGTGGATGTGATGATTACAGGTTCACAAAAGGCTTTAGCATGCCCGCCGGGGGTTTCGATTATTGTATTGTCTAAAAATGCTATTTCAAGAGTGGAGAAGAATCATCCGAAATGTATGTATTTGAATTTGAAATCAGCATTGAAAAATGGAGAAAGAGGACAGACTCCTTTTACACCGGCAGTTGGAATCTTAAGACAAATTAATGCTCGATTAAAGAAAATAGAATCAAATGGAGGGGTAGAAAAAGAAACAGAAAAGATAGCGGCATTGGCGGAAGATTTTAGAAAGAAAATAAAAGATTTGCCGTTTGAAATTGTTTCGGATAGTATGTCTAATGCGGTCACGCCTTTACACCCTTTGACGGCGTCGGCTAATGATATCTTTCTAACTCTTAAAGATGAATATGGCATATGGGTATGTCCAAATGGAGGAGAGTTAAAAGATAAAATTTTCAGAGTCGGACATATTGGAGAGTTATCAATTGAAGATAATGATAAACTTATAGCTGCGTTAAAAGATATGCAAGAGAGAAAAATGATATAAAATCATTTGTGGAGGGGTTTTGAATGAAAAAAGTAATTACATATGGAACATATGATTTGTTACATTATGGACATATTAGATTGCTGGAACGTGCAAAGGCGTTGGGGGATTACTTGATAGTTGGAGTAACAGCAGATGATTTTGATAAAAATCGCGGTAAAATAAATGTACAGCAGTCATTAATGGAGCGAGTAGAGGCTGTACGAAATACAGGATTAGCTGATGAAATTATTATTGAAGAGTATGAAGGACAGAAAATTGATGATATTCAAAAATATAATGTTGACATATTTACCGTTGGAGATGATTGGGTAGGTAAATTTGACTATTTGGGAGAATATTGTAAAGTTGTATATCTGGAACGTACTAAAGGTGTATCAAGCAGCGAATTACGTCAGGAAAAAAGAAGCTTAAGATTAGGATTGGTTGGTGAATCGACGATTCTAAAAAAAATAGCAAAAGAAAGTACATTTGTAAATGGACTTGTGATTTCAGGGGCCTTTTCGGAAGAAAAAGATGCATTAAAAAATATTCTGGAAGGAATACCTGTCTTTGAAAAATATGAAGACTTATTACAAAAATCAGATGCAATATACCTTATTACAAGTCCAGCTCATCATTATGAAGATATAAAGCTGGCTCTGAAGATGAAAAAGCATGTTTTATGTGAATCACCAATCGCATTATCAGAAGTACAGTGTCAGGAATTGTTTGACTTAGCCAAGTCTAATAAATGCATTTTGATGGATGCTATAAAGACGGCATATTCTACGGCTTATCATAGAATGCTTCTGTTAGTAAAAACAGGAGTGATAGGGAAACCGAAGTGTATTGATGCAACATGTACAAGTATAAAAGAGTTTGATCAAAAGGATCCTCGAAAAGCAAAATATGCATGGAATAGTATTTCAGCTTGGGGACCTACAGCAATGTTACCAGTTTTCCAGGTGTTTGGAACAGAATATGAAAGTAAACAAATTTTAACTTGTATAGAGTCAGAGGAATATCATTATGATTCTTTTTCGAAAATAGATTTTAGATATAAAGGAGCAGTTGCATCGATAAAAGTAGGACAAGGTGTGAAATCGGAGGGAGAACTTGTGATTTCTGGAACTAAGGGATATATTTATGTTCCGGCACCTTGGTGGAAAACGGAATATTTTGAAGTCAGATTTGAACAACCAGAAAATAATAGAAGGTATTTCTTCCAACTTGATGGAGAAGGAATCAGATATGAACTGGTTGCTTTTGTGCGTGCTATAGAATTAGGAACTTCATTGACAAATGTTGAAAAAACAATTTCATGTGCAATAGGTAAGATTATGGAGAAATTTATGGATGGAGAAGTATTTAGAATAAAGTAAGAGAAGAAAGCAGGATATATATGGAAGAAAAAAAGGTGACTGTTTCTGTTAGAGACAGTCAGATGGACAATATAAAAGCAATACTTTTGTTTTTAGTAGCGTTAGGGCATACTTTAGATGTATATAAAGATGTATGGAATGTTAATATGTATTTGATGAAATATATTTATTTGTTTCATATGCCTTTATTTGCTTTTATTACAGGCTATTTTACTAAAAATACGGAAAAGGCAAGGAACTTTGCAATTGAAAAATGTTTGATTCCGTATATATTATTGCAATCGTTATATGTAATAATGGGGAAATTGATGATCCATATGGGATTAGCTAACTTTAATAGTGGTGTGTTTAATGGATCGTTACTGGTTCCTTCCTCAGCTTTTTATTATTTGTTAGCTGTTTTTGTGTGGAAATTAACGGCAAAAGAATTTATGAACTTACGTCATCCTTTTATTATATCTGTTGCATTAGGCTTGTTGGTAAGTGTTACTAAGATGCAAGAATTTCACATGGGATATGGTGCAGTTTTTGCATTATTACCATTTTTTGTTGCAGGAGTACTCTGTGATGAAAAATTGTTATTACGTATAAGAAATAGTAAAAAGATATTTTCAATTTTAATATTAGGGTTATGTATTATACCGGCGGTAAAATTGCCGTATAGCATACATAGCGTGAGATCATCATATCAGACAGCAGGTTTCAGTGATATTTTTGGAATTGGTTATAGAATAATATTTTATATAATAGCACTATTAATGGGGTATGCAGTTATATCTATAACAAGTAGAAAAAGGAATGTGTTTACGCATATTGGGGAAGCATCTATTTTAGTGTATGCGGGATCTACTTTTTTAGCGCCACATGGTTACCTGATATTAAATAAGATATTTGGATTTTCAAAAAACAATTGGATAAATTTGATAACAATGATGATTTATTGTATAATACTTATTTGGGTATGTGCAATTCCAACTTTTTTGAAATTGTATAATTGGATATTATCTAAGATAAATTATATTTTGTTCAAAAAATGATATTAGGAAAAACAAAAGGAAAAATATTATGGGAAATAAACACTTTAAAAATCATACGTTTGTAATTTGTGCATATAAAGAAAGTCCGTACTTAGAAGAGTGTATACAGTCATTAATGAATCAGCGAATAAAAAGTAATGTTATAATTACAACTTCGACTCCAAATGTATATATAGAACGGCTAGCGGAAAAATATCAAATACCAGTTAAGATTAATAATGGAGAAAAAGGAATTGTTCAAGATTGGAACTTTGCGTATGAACAAGTAAACACCGATTTTCTTACAATTGCACACCAAGATGATATTTATTTACCGAATTATCTTGAAGACTTTTTGAAGATGGTTAAAAATGTGCAAAAGCCACTTATTTATTTCTGCAATTATGGAGAAATTCGTAATTCTGTAGAAGTAGATGAAAATAAATTATTAAGAGTTAAGAGAATAATGCTAAAGCCTCTGGAATGGAAAAAGTTGTGGAATAATATTTGGATTAGAAGAAGAATATTATCATTTGGGTGTGCTATTTGTTGTCCATCCGTAACTTTTAATAAGAGAAGTATAAAGCATTCACCATTTGAGGTGAAATATCGTTCAGATGAAGATTGGCAGGCTTGGGAGAAGATATCTAAACGAAAAGGTGCATTTGTATACAATCGAAAAATAGGAATGAGACACCGTGTTCATGAAGAATCTGAAACCAGTATTATATTAAATGACGGTGCTAGAAAAAAAGAAGATTATGAAATGTTTTGCAAGTTTTGGCCATCTTCTGTTGCAAAATTACTCGTGAAATTCTATTCTAACAGCGAAAAATCTAATCAGATGGAGTAATACGTATGAAGAAATTAATAATTATACCTGCATATAATGAGGCTGAAAATATAGTGAAAACAGTTACACAAATAGTTGAAAAGGCACCAGATTTTGATTATGTGATTATTAATGATTGTTCTGTTGACAATACGTTGCAGATATGTAAAGAAAATAATTTTAATGTTATAAACTTGCCGATTAATCTAGGAATTGGCGGGGCAGTGCAGACTGGATACTTATATGCCTGTGAAAAAGAATATGACTTGGCGGTACAAGTTGATGGAGATGGACAGCATGATCCAGAGTTTTTAGAAGAAATGTCAAGTTATTTTGAAAATTCAGATGTAGATATGGTTATAGGATCCCGTTTTATAGAGAAAAGTGGATTTCAGTCATCGGCAATAAGGCGTGTTGGAATTAAATTCTTTTCAGCGTTAATTAAATTCTTGACTGGGGAAAAAATAACTGATCCAACTTCTGGATTGAGAATGGTAGGAAGAAAAGGAATACAATTATTTGCCAGAGAATATCCTAAAGATTATCCTGAACCGGAAACTATTGTTGCGATGTTAAAAAGAAAATATAGAATAATAGAAATTCCGGTAATAATGAGAGAGAGAGAAGGGGGTGTCTCTTCAATCTCTATGAAAAAATCGATATATTATATGGTGAAGGTTACAATGGCAATTTTAATAGAAAAGATTAGGAAGTATTAGTGATGAGTGTGAAAATTCAAATAATAATTGCAGTGCTTATTATATGTGCGTTAATTGTAATTATAGATATGATTAGGAAGAAAAGATTAGAATTAAGTTATGCATTATCATGGCTCCTTGTAGGAATAGGTGTGTTGATTTTAGACATTTTTCCTCAACTCATAAAAACTATTTCAGAAAAAATAGGTATAGTAAGTCCTGTTAATATGTTATTCTTTTTTGGCTTTTGTTTTTCTTTGATTATAATATTTGTATTGACAATTGCGGTATCTAAATTATCGATAAAGATAAAACAGTTAGCTCAACAAATAGCAATATATGAAAAAAAAGAAAAGGAAAGAAGACAGCAAAATGAGGTGGAAGGAAAATAAAGGTGAATAATTGGAAAAGAAATAAATATATAATAACTTCAATAGTGATTTTTTTTGCATTTTTAACAGCAATGCTTATTTCGTATAATAAAATATGGAAAGATAAAGTACAATCGCCATGGGCTGTTATGAAGGTAGAGGATTCACCGAATTATTTGGGGAGTAAAGACATTATTGAATTGCAAAATGGAAAAGATGTTTCTCAAAAAATACAAATGGTTAGTGAAAACTTAACTGGTGTAGCAATAAAATTCGCAAATGTGGATAAAAAAGCAACAGGTATTATTGAGATTGAATTATTGGATCCGAATAGTAAATTAGTTGAAAGATGGAAGTTGGATTGTGCGATCCTTCAAACAGACGGATATTGTAATGTACAATTGAAAAAAGATATAAAGGTCAAAGTCGGCGAAAAATATGAGTTAATTATTAGACCTAGATTACAAGATGGAAAAGGATTAGCACTTGAATTATCAAGACCATCAGTGATAACAGGTCATGCCAATGTAAAAGGTGAAAAAAATATATCGTTGTCTTTGGCGTATAAGTTGTACGATGGCGACGGAAGTGCATTAAAATATTTAATTGTCGCAATTATTATTACAGCACTTGTAGCAATGCTTGGAAGCTTTTTGATGATGAAAAAGGGAAAAATCGCAAGTACATTTGTCGTAATGACATTTTTTATTGGATGCATTTATATTTTTGTATTACCACCGT from Dorea longicatena harbors:
- a CDS encoding glycosyltransferase family 2 protein, which encodes MDIVFVMLHYMAIEETKISIDYIRKNVDTEKYKIIVVDNASPDNSGDMLIKEYGQDIDIKIIKARTNLGFARGNNLGFRYAKKCWNPKYIVLMNNDVYLIEKKLMHKLEMEYSKSRFDVLGPMIMTGDGRCDINPQKSEFKNVEDVKKRIEFYKKDLRRYELGYAEILYKIVRIKNIIFSKNTRRNIKKDFINRAEDVKLHGCFWVFSNNYIKEYDGLDESTFLYWEEELLYKHMQYDRKKMVYTPEIKVYHLEDASTNACIKKARKKMIFIRTEYIKSLTALMEIYEKCDKSKER
- a CDS encoding glycosyltransferase, which translates into the protein MKISIIVPVYNTKKEYLKKCVDSLLNQTMKEIEVILIDDGSTNQAGKICDEYAGVDNRVKVLHQKNQGVAVARNNGLDIAEGEWITFVDADDWCENTMCEEILRKAVENSSEILIFTNYSVQSEKTVKKNQFFDKDIKKFDEKMKEEAELKTMLRTHPSFSFQPPINMMGGTWCKLINRNFLEKSGVKFEPELLRSQDIIFYLNLFEKADDISYYNRQLYYYRYDENSVSRRYRKDAYKIFLKVLNKQYKFILENHKPEIFYEVFTKGVMNTIGICMNTDFVHEKNNESFRNKTIRIRKMIRQEPICTVLKNPISNGLLWTQVLQKKLLKWNWVEIYIILWKINERIKK
- a CDS encoding LicD family protein codes for the protein MYGEYEPQVLEKLHSVELLMLKDFMKLCDDNNIEYFAISGTAIGAVRHQGFIPWDDDIDVALLRKDYERFVKVMKKNKQFCEKYDLWGPDLEHKYYNLQPTLMLKNTVFVNENAYAGNYKPGILMDIFIYDNLPEDKKKAELIIKKCQRYKILYIVRNVNHFKLLKGKEAVQKVKNIICGFLRIFLKLFPKSDEILFRRFMMYATMYKNQTDKYTCLFDPGASIMDISKSKSYPTIKVPFEDTEIRLVKNYDEQLRKHMGNYMEVPPVEKRTNHCPVELDFGE
- a CDS encoding LicD family protein, which translates into the protein MKKKKQFKEYDDFTLKRIQEVELEILKDFMDICDRHGLDYFGIAGTGIGALRHHGFIPWDDDIDVAMPRDDFEKLLPLVEKEMGDKYLIMNAERYPNYPLMTTRMTMRGTKFKEEALKNIDAPLGIFLDLYPLDKVSDNPKEARRQARDAWFWSKILILRSIPFPMLGFSGWKAKIIHAICGLAHLVLSILHVPKTWIYKKAYEAETRSNHYTKTKNLDFFCDTTPYMNLYAVKDIYPLRKLPFEDVELNFPYNLHNNLTGMYGDYMQLPPEEKRKNHYPYELEFFKEMKEND
- a CDS encoding pyridoxal-phosphate-dependent aminotransferase family protein encodes the protein MINFTVGPVQSSEEVRKIGYEQVPYFRTSEFSDIMFENERLMLKFAKADDDARTVFITGSGTASMEAVIMNTLTVEDKVLIVNGGSFGQRFVDLCEMYEIPYSQIKLETGKALQKDTLELYNGKGYSAFVVNVHETSTGVHYDMKMISDFCRKNKMFLIVDAISSFLADEFNMQSWNVDVMITGSQKALACPPGVSIIVLSKNAISRVEKNHPKCMYLNLKSALKNGERGQTPFTPAVGILRQINARLKKIESNGGVEKETEKIAALAEDFRKKIKDLPFEIVSDSMSNAVTPLHPLTASANDIFLTLKDEYGIWVCPNGGELKDKIFRVGHIGELSIEDNDKLIAALKDMQERKMI
- a CDS encoding adenylyltransferase/cytidyltransferase family protein, which translates into the protein MKKVITYGTYDLLHYGHIRLLERAKALGDYLIVGVTADDFDKNRGKINVQQSLMERVEAVRNTGLADEIIIEEYEGQKIDDIQKYNVDIFTVGDDWVGKFDYLGEYCKVVYLERTKGVSSSELRQEKRSLRLGLVGESTILKKIAKESTFVNGLVISGAFSEEKDALKNILEGIPVFEKYEDLLQKSDAIYLITSPAHHYEDIKLALKMKKHVLCESPIALSEVQCQELFDLAKSNKCILMDAIKTAYSTAYHRMLLLVKTGVIGKPKCIDATCTSIKEFDQKDPRKAKYAWNSISAWGPTAMLPVFQVFGTEYESKQILTCIESEEYHYDSFSKIDFRYKGAVASIKVGQGVKSEGELVISGTKGYIYVPAPWWKTEYFEVRFEQPENNRRYFFQLDGEGIRYELVAFVRAIELGTSLTNVEKTISCAIGKIMEKFMDGEVFRIK
- a CDS encoding acyltransferase family protein, which gives rise to MEEKKVTVSVRDSQMDNIKAILLFLVALGHTLDVYKDVWNVNMYLMKYIYLFHMPLFAFITGYFTKNTEKARNFAIEKCLIPYILLQSLYVIMGKLMIHMGLANFNSGVFNGSLLVPSSAFYYLLAVFVWKLTAKEFMNLRHPFIISVALGLLVSVTKMQEFHMGYGAVFALLPFFVAGVLCDEKLLLRIRNSKKIFSILILGLCIIPAVKLPYSIHSVRSSYQTAGFSDIFGIGYRIIFYIIALLMGYAVISITSRKRNVFTHIGEASILVYAGSTFLAPHGYLILNKIFGFSKNNWINLITMMIYCIILIWVCAIPTFLKLYNWILSKINYILFKK
- a CDS encoding glycosyltransferase family 2 protein, which encodes MGNKHFKNHTFVICAYKESPYLEECIQSLMNQRIKSNVIITTSTPNVYIERLAEKYQIPVKINNGEKGIVQDWNFAYEQVNTDFLTIAHQDDIYLPNYLEDFLKMVKNVQKPLIYFCNYGEIRNSVEVDENKLLRVKRIMLKPLEWKKLWNNIWIRRRILSFGCAICCPSVTFNKRSIKHSPFEVKYRSDEDWQAWEKISKRKGAFVYNRKIGMRHRVHEESETSIILNDGARKKEDYEMFCKFWPSSVAKLLVKFYSNSEKSNQME
- a CDS encoding glycosyltransferase family 2 protein codes for the protein MKKLIIIPAYNEAENIVKTVTQIVEKAPDFDYVIINDCSVDNTLQICKENNFNVINLPINLGIGGAVQTGYLYACEKEYDLAVQVDGDGQHDPEFLEEMSSYFENSDVDMVIGSRFIEKSGFQSSAIRRVGIKFFSALIKFLTGEKITDPTSGLRMVGRKGIQLFAREYPKDYPEPETIVAMLKRKYRIIEIPVIMREREGGVSSISMKKSIYYMVKVTMAILIEKIRKY
- a CDS encoding DUF2304 domain-containing protein, encoding MSVKIQIIIAVLIICALIVIIDMIRKKRLELSYALSWLLVGIGVLILDIFPQLIKTISEKIGIVSPVNMLFFFGFCFSLIIIFVLTIAVSKLSIKIKQLAQQIAIYEKKEKERRQQNEVEGK